The Ostrinia nubilalis chromosome 30, ilOstNubi1.1, whole genome shotgun sequence DNA segment TTGCTAatttataagttttttatttaaaacctttCAAAAACAAAGCAAGTGTTGTCAAAAACAAACGTGGTTCCGTCCATAATCTATAAACTGTAGAAAAAGCGTTAATAACGACAACGCATTAAAAGTCCAAAAAATAACAACGTAATCGAATCCAAGACTTCCAGACTAGGAAGACGAGCTCTCTATGAGAGAAACGCGTCATTGAATGAGCTgacaaaaagataaaaaaacgtTATCATGTATCGACGTCATTTTAGAAGGCGTATCTCATTATGAGTCAATAAACTATCaacattacaaaaaaaaaatgctgtaTTAAACttccttttcaaccgacttcaaaaaaggaggaggttctcaattcgacccgtatgtttttttttttctatgtttgttacgcgataactccgccaattatgaaccgatttgaacaaatcttttttcggcgtataggtaatacctcaagggtggtcccatttaaatttaataatagaaaaaacaacccccaagggtggaaaattggggatgaacttttttatacgcaatatctccgccgattataaatcaatttgactgattatttttttgttgaataggtattatcaaaagggtggtttcatgcgaatttgaagaaaatatttcacccccaagggtggaaaattggggatgaacttttttatacgcaatatttttaatttttagtttttttttgtgttcacgcatttgaagtcggttttattttttttaaaagttaattatggagtaagataattgacctaagtcactacaaagtatacgcgagcagtacgcagcatatgcgtactggtcgtgtatagtttggaggagcttagtaaataaagtcatttccaaactatactcgattagtttcacacccttgcgttctggctatgtatagaacggaaagacgcgacgGAGTTACTCGAAATTTGTCATTTAATTAACTAACATACATGTACTCGTTTATTTCTATTGAAAATACGTTTTATCTCAACCCATTAAGCCCACGAATAGATGTTCATTTGAtcgaatagatttattttttaaaaattggaTAATCAAATACGCCTATGTAACGGTAGCGACGAAACGAAGGACAATCCAATTTAAAACTCGAATATACGTAACCATGAAATGAGGTGATAGCTAAAAATAGATCGGCAAATACGTCACATTCACGGTTACTTTGCCTCCAAGACTgctcagagggcttagtgtgagtttacatcactAGTAAAAAAAGCgcataaaaaaatgtcattaatgtATGACGAATAgttcagcgcccctagcggaaactttcaagaactaaaattttcatgtatttttttaactcactcgctagtgaggacgtttgatgtaactCTCACACAAGCCTCTGTCTGACCCGTAAAAAGTAGGGTGGGTTGTTTAAATATTAGCTTTTGACttctaacacatttttttttcaaatcggacgaAATTTTTCCACCAGAGATCAGAAATAGCAgtttttacattttgttttgaaaaacaaaaaaacttcgCGGTCTTTCTACCCCATTATTTTGCGGTATAATTTGGAAAATAACAAGAATAAGTTTTTATcagcaataattttattttaaatatgttaAGTAAATATAAGTAGTTAAGTGCATGAACTTGTGACTCAAAAGTGAAAAATAACTTActctcaataaaataaaatctatacgcaacttaaaaaaactgaaaaataaaacaacagtTCAGGTAGTCACATTAAGGGAGTGTACTTGcttctattattattacttaacacgataaaaataatacaatacacaCGCACAGCGGTCAATAAATACAATCGAGTCGTGCATCTCTCGCAGCATCTAACTTGCTACTGAACGAAAATCGTGGGTAGTTTAAATTTACAtgattattttcataaatggAACACTTCCGGCCTCGGAATTCGAATCTCTCGTACTGGTAACTAGCCGGAAGGGTCGTCATCACTAATCTACAAGCCGGCGACGATGGATGCCGGTTCCTCGACTCCTTGCTTGATTTTCCTAAGGAACATGACAGCTTCACGCCCGTCGATTAACCTGTGGTCGTACGTGAGAGCGATGTACATCATTGGCCGAATGACCACTTGTCCGTTCAAAGCGATAGGACGCTCGAAGATTCCGTGCATGCCCAAGATAGCAGATTGGGGCGGGTTGATGATAGGCGTGCCCATCAGCGATCCGAAAACACCACCGTTGCTGATCGTGAATGTACCCCCGTCCATCTCTTCAATAGTCAGTTTCCCCGTTCTAGCCTTCTCTGCTAAACCAGCAATGGTCAGCTCAATATCAGCATACGACATATTCTGCACATTCCTGATGACTGGCACAACTAAGCCCTTAGGCGTTGCCACAGCGACCGAAATGTCGACGTAATCTCTGTAAATGATCTCGTTTTCTTCAATCACAGCGTTCACTACAGGCTGGTCCATCAAGGCGGAGGCTGCTGCCTTCACAAACGGCGACATAAGCCCTAGTTTGATACCATGCTTCTTGGTGAAAGCATCCAAGTTCTTCTTACGGAAGGCCATGATATGCGACATGTCGATTTCGTTGAACGTCGTCAGCATGGCGTTGGTGTTTTGCGCGTCTTTGAGACGTTGAGCGATGCGTTGCCGCATGCGGTTCATTTTCACGCGCTGCTCGGTTCTTGTGCCGGCGATTTCTTTGCTGTAATCCGTTGGGGGGACTTTGACAGTGGCAGTTTCGATGGCCTGAGCGTGGCGGATGGCTGCGACGGGGATTGAGGAGATGGGAGCCGCGGCAGGGGGTGTGGCGGCTCTGGGGGGCGGGGGAGGGGGTGGAGCCGCGGCTtgagggggtgggggaggggcaGCGGCTTGGGGCGGAGGAGGGGCAGCCGCTGCAGGCGGGGGCGGCGGTGGAGCGGCCTTAGGGGCTTCAGGAGCGGGCGCTGCTGCTGCTTTCGCCGGCGCTTCCCCAGTTATATCCATCCTGAACAGCTTCTGCCCAGCTTTAACTGTGTCCCCGTCTTTTACATACAACTCCTTGATCACACCGTGTCCGGGAGCCATTACTGGTATGGCAGTCTTGTCAGTTTCGATTTCTAGGACTACCTCATCAGCCGCTACGCTGTCTCCGACCTTCTTGTCCAACTTCACGTCTCCTTCCGAGACGGAGTCAGGGAAACTCGGGGTCATTACATCCTGTTCCGCGAAGACTGGGCTGGTGAAGTGGATTGAGGCGATCTGGTTGTGGGATACGAGGACCCTGGCCGTTTTGCTGGTGATCTTGGCCTGGGGAAGCAGGACTTTGGGCGCCTGCGTGGACCCCAGCCGGAGGCTTTGCCCCTGCCGCCGGTACAGGGCCTGGAGGTGCTTTGAGCAGCGCCGAAGCATCTTGAGTATTTAGTGGAAATTTCGGGTTACCCTGCAATTGATAGAAAAGGAATTGGTTAATCTATGTGTCAAAAatgtaggctgagttgcaccatctcactttaataGTAAGTACATAACCTAAAccaccagtgttttttgtacggaggttttttttttaaactggttttacaaagttacatacataaaataaacttaacttagttggcattaataatgtaaaaccTCCTAGATGCAAACACCGCAtgcatataataatattgtgtaaacagaaaatgttagtttttgacagatttttgctAGAGTGAAAGTAAAGATAATGCAATCCAGCCTGAAACTGTAATAAATGTATAACTGgaaacatttaatattttttaaacctctcttttttttaaatacatatagcTCAAATTATTAAGTACTAAATGAACACTAAACAATAGTGCTACCTCAACAATAACTCAAAACAAATGAACTAAGTCGAATTAACAAAAGAAAGATATAACATCAGCAGTAAAGTCCCTGTCCaactaataatatattttagtatcgctagtttagttattattatcattaaaattcattcagttaaaaaatttacatattttattattttattaggcaatatattttgaaacattacTTTATCTTGAagttcaaaaagaaaagtattGTTCTTTCaatggcttataataaataattattaaccaCAACTAATACTTCTATGGAGATTAGTTCAGCGtgcttagaaaataaaaagatttagATTATTTCTCTGTCGGCAGTATTAATCAAAACCAATAGATTTGAAGTGCAAATTAATAGGCCCTTATCTACTTAACAGAGTTTACTGTGTGTGGGTAAATCAAAGATGAACTAATCTATAGATAATAGttatctataataatatgtgaatTCTTGAAAATTTTTCAAGATCCATCCTCTAGTTTTCTCTAGTAATTTCCAAGTCTCAATAAGTATTTATGAAAGTATGAAAACTGTACATTTACCTACTAAATCTTGTATTTGCATTGCAAATCTATTATATCACTCTTTTGCacaaatttaaatattaatcaaGTATTATATTCATTCATGAAGTAGAGATTTATCATACAAAATGGCCAGAATTAACATAAATTAacaaagaataataaaaattgtGGCTGCAAACATTTTGGTATTCGACTTTTTTTGTAGTCAACCTCAAAAGAGGAATTGAGATGGACTGGCCATATTTTAGAAAACGAAAATCATTCATGGAACACTGACCAGTGACAGCTCTAGCATATTGACAGAAGTGATCATGATGAAAGCttcaaataaaatcactttttaCCGATATAATTTAGGTCGTCGTTAGTGAAAGGTGTTAAAGGAAAGGTTAGTGATAAAAAGGTGCACTTATAACCAGCCGGTGCACGCCTAATAAGCAGCCGAATTCAAGGTTAGTGGATTACACTTTTACACAGAACGAAAACAAAGTTAGCACAAAGATAAAACCCCTTACCTCCTGGAGTAGGTAAACAACCGCTATCAGTGAACAAAACAGATATTTTCACGGACAAAAAGGTTACATAAGTCTGGGTCTCATGACAGCTTTTAACCACGAATGTTAATTTGATCTCGTTTCAAAGCGTTACGAATGCATAGCTGTATTACACAGTGCCGTAAATTAAAGGGCTAATACTTCACTTTGTTTTTGACGCTGCTTTTCTCTAATTACAGGTGGTGTGGCCCAAAGACCTACATTTATTTCGATTCGCCCACAGATGAGCCTTTTTCTTTGGCTTTTTCAAGTTGGTGGCACCAGCAGCTGTCAAATTTGATGCGGCGTTTGGTTCGTGCATTAAAAAACATTGTTCGCGAACGCgtaattttgtaattaagtttaaaatacaaaataaataaagttcttatcaaaattaaaatgttttattgaaaaacattgtgtaatctaaaattttaaaaggaACTTTATCTAGGTCAAAATCTACAAACATATTTATGTAGCTAAGGAACGAAACGTTTTGGTTAACACATCACGTGGAATGgaacttttttttgtttttgctaactAACGAGTTGATctcattttaataatgttagtacCTATTGGTTAGGATgttataaacttttatttttatctaaatataaAAAGCTCACTGGATCTTAAAAACATCGACCAATAATACTAGCTAGCGACACCTGGTGGAAGGAATGGAAATTAAACTTGCCTTCGCCGTAATCTTAGATTATTATGTAccttatattatgtatatgtatgtatttatgtaggtatatattttgaatatattataatattttatgtattatattagtataagtttttttgtatttgtactattttgcaccgcctacttaaattctctgttttgtctaattttctggttagctggaagagaatgccacatggcattaagctcgcctgttgtaccactgtttttatgtgtgcaataaagattttaaataaataaataaataaattattctaagGCCCTAACATTCGAATTTCGcaataattttacaaactaGAGGGCCTCTCGCCGGTAGCATTCgcctgtataatttaaataataataatccctCTTGTAAAGCTAATTATTGTTGTGTTACATGGACATGTGGGTTCAATATAGTCCAGCGGCGCGGCCGGCGCCACCGACTTATGGTTATTAATTTATCGCTTCAAATgtaaaaattgtaaaattttagGCGCACGCGCACTGTGGTCTTTTGTCACCGTAACAAGtataatatcattattttatacttattcttatctatggACAAGGCAGTCTTTTTGTACCCTTGCGGctaccaccggcctgcaccactggtggtgcaaatcagtcacccgtgcgcgcgcgacCTTTAGGGGAACATTTTAGATTAATTTGCCCAGTGTTGCGCACCAAGGGTAATGCTCGGTTCTCCTGACTTCTCTCCTTTATCGATTTAGTTCCAACGGGACACAATTTCAACGGGACACATTTTCAATCAGACACATTCCCATGTGGACACAGTTGCAAACTGACACAATAGTCAGTCGAATAAATGAAAGTGATGAATGAAAAATATGAacattaaaataactataatatattattttattacaattaaaaacaaaattaaacagaaATAAGCATCTTCGCGTACTTtccttaaatcaataaaataacctAAACATAACTAACAAATAACCTAACATAGACCAATCAATATTTACCTTGGCTTTTATGAGGGGTTAGGAGGTCAGCTAAAATTCAGATTtcgtgacgtttccgcacatagatatggaaagactagcggccgcccgcgacttcgtacgcgtggatcccgttttattacccccttcatctatcttacgcggtttagattttttcatacaaatgttttttcccgctaactctaattttgcaatatcctgttgtctaagctttaagtttactaaggtacctgcatgctaaatttcaagcgtctcacataagcggtttagatttttcatacaaaacgattttcccgctaattcccgttcccgtgggatactcctaagtatactataacctgcccaggagtatgaaaaataattttaccaagtttcgttgaaatccgtcgagtagtttttgtttctataaggaacatacagacagacacagacaaaaattttactgattgcatttttggcatcagtatcgatcactaatcaccccctgatagttattttgaaaatatatttcatgtacagaattgacctctctacagatttattataagtatagatagtctAACACCCAGACCGGTCACAAATTAAAatgcatcatttcaatttctgcccggccgagaatcgaacccgggacctctcggcatagtagtccgttctgaaccactacaccaaacggcagaCGAATACATACCCATGACaattaacacattttttttttcattaaaacattTAACTGATGATACAATAATTGATGTGTCCACGTGGGAATGTGTCTGATTGAAAATGTGTCCCGTTGAAATTGTGTCTCGTTGGAACCAAATCCCTTTATCGACTTACTAACGTCGTAACTTTACGTTACAGGCGAATGCTATAGAGTGAGCACCTTTATCACGCTGATTTTATATGAGTAAAGAAATCACCTAATTCAATGGAACTAACTAAAAAGGAATGAAACCTcatctttttaataatatacgtAATCTTTATTGAGATAAACATGGTAAAAACAGATAAAACTAGTTACAGCACGCACAGTCAAACACACAGGCATTGGTTTGCGGACATTTTCAAAGACAGTTTGACAAGTCACTAAAATAGTGCAGACAGTAGATTCGATACTATTCATATCGAGTCAAAACCATTTTTTGCGGACAGAAAAATAATGTGccttttagaaaagttgtgccTTGAAGTTATTGGTTTATCGATAAATCCACTATCGATCGGTATTTCTGTAACGTTATAGGTCGCTTACACAAAAGTACACGTTAACCCTCAAACACAATGAATGATAAAGTAACcacattatttttaactttgttGCCTTTcttgttaaataattataatttttatttttcattggaTTTAGGGTTAATAAAACCTTCAAATGCTCGCAAACTCACCGCCAACGCTAATCACAAGCTAAAGTAATTTGTACATTTTAGTTTAAAACACGAGAATTTGTGcaaatatattaataaaataatcatcaCTTAAATCAAAAATATACCATTTGGTAAGAATAATACTTTATGTTTACAAAAATAGTCGTGGAATAACTATTTTCGAAATGTCTTCATACGTGGCAAATAATAACATCTACCAACAAATCAACTttctaaaaaatgtttttgccaACAGCACATTTCTtaagggtcattccatgacaaatgttaccgagggtaaaaaactaaatatgttcttttcgcattaaatctgatgaattttgaaagtaaacattccaaattataatgtgcaacaaaaataaactgaaagaaacaagtatttttttaagttattagtcttcaaagtctatacttaagtcaactgtctgaatgatcattttctctctaatttattggtaatacgatttaaaaaaaactatcaatctgtgaaacgttttgccactatacgattcgagggtatttatcatagtattggtagatagcgtcatagtcccaaaaaaattgataatcatcaagttttaagtgtgttttcttgttacttcggcgatgtaacacccgaaacagaaaaacaggtatttgttttattattgtaccttacacatggattagagtaacaatatttggtaaaagtaaggtcatggtagtaatgatttcaaatactaactaatatctgagtatgatactaatttagtatgtttctttcttgattaaaaactgtaacacccgaaacgtttcgggtattacatttttatttctatatcgataatgtgtgtatattgcttggagaagtgaaaaagtattactgtgaggctcctttgacctcccactagcgctggcatcggaaaaggagtcatatttctcaatttaagacttttttgaaatgtcgacttaacactaaaattaaggtactgctaaaaagtgtcgatgtttgacatttccaataaatatcgtaattagaaattaaagtaatgctatttcaagccaaaaacaatagaaaaggatatattctgaggaaaaattaaacttgaactttgtatattaaaaaaaaaagctgcttcgtaatttcaaaccagaattcgctctatttgtgtttaattGTTGTACTTCTTATTTTGAAGTACCTAgaaactaataaaacaccgattttatcgataaaacgcgttgaattttcgtactcgtaacacccgaaacagaaccattgtaacacccgaaacaaagaaaaaatttataaaaaaatagtaaaacgttttatttaacagtgattgtatgttacatggtttgtaaatttcatactttagaagtcctgtaagttttaggtatgattccttaagaaaattcgctaaatttcgagtaaatgcagcaacagtcagaacatagaggcaaaatctcgtaacgcccgaaacacacacttttcgactcatattttcgttatcctacattctaagctgtacaaactttattatttaaataaaacaactaaaaacggacagattaaggcactaacattattaaaatactatttcaaaatacatgaaattgttgaatatgtgtgtacgaacgtaacacccgaaacgatggaatgacccttaATAAACTGCGTTAAGTCAAAAAAATCGTTTCCAGTTTTTAACATACAAACAGCATTATCTTCTTTTGTTgttctttattttattgataaaaaccACGTAAAAACGGATTTTTCGAGTTAATGCAGTTATTTATTAAACCTGCACAATGTATCTtgaattttgtttgtatttaaagTTCTAAATCAACTGATAACATTTTTCACGTTGATTCGCTGGTAACTGTACCATTTcaaattataaatacattaaaatacaaGCACTTAAATTGTATTCTACATCTTATAATAGTATTCGCAGATCGTACAATCGGCAtgacatcaaaaacaaaataccaTAAATGACACATTTTTCCAATTGATTTTGACCTTCAACTCCTTATAATACCTAAGCCTTAAAATCAGTTGAAAAAATTAGTTACCAATTTATGGTAATTTATGTGTTGTCAATTGCACATTAAAATTGCCACTTTTTGCTACGAAAATCTActatatttataactagctttccgcccgcggcttcgcccgcgtggaattttgtctgtcacagaaaaactttatcgcgcgcgtccctgtttcaaaaaccgggataaaaactatcctatgttctttcccgggactcaaactatctctatgccaaatttcatcaaaatcggttgcgaggtttaagcgggaaagcgtaacagacagacagacagacagagttactttcgcatttataatattaatagttgGGATAGATTTtgtacaaaaacattttattgcttttaaaaacatgtaaacGTTACAATTTTATCGcaatttaattagtttaaaatagCAAATATGCATTAAAAAGATCTCAAAATTTTGTATAGTTAATATTTGTAAGctgcattaataataataaatagtagtCGGCAAGACAAATCACATCGTTGAATTAAGAAAAAATTAGACAAAATTCCCCTCCCTCTCAGAACGTCCTAATGTTAACCCTTTATAATGtccaaaaacaattaaaaatctGCTTAAGGGTTAAAAGAGTTGTGTGACAATAAATTTTTCCATATTATTTCACACAAAAccgttaaataataataaaaaaataacaaatcaacTGTACTAATTTTGTTTCACAATAAAAAAAAGCACCAAAAAATAACGAAATTATAAAATCTATCGATACATTACACAGCACATCACTATTAGGTgtgaaaaaataaaagtaaagccGCAGATACACTGGTGCCGTAAAACTAATAAAGGATTTGCTACACTGAATGCGATCTGCGGACAGTTTAAAGTGAACGCAGCGTGCATCGTGTTTAAAcatcgtgatccggggaacacgggttcggtccccgccgccgctcgactattgtggtgagctcaccaGTGATACAagtatatttagcttagtacaaggggctaacgggagtattagtaatttgtgcaataacaaattactaataatcttaaaaaaaaaaaactgtcggtcttaaaacattttgtattgatgcgatctgacAGTTCGGGCATAAGCAGAGTCTGCGTTCACTTGACcagaccgcagaccgcatccagtgtgacaaatgcttaaaattaaaataaaacaataaaaataaatctctgACGCGAAGACGCTTACTCCGATATCAGTCGACGGCACATCAAACTAgacaatacatttttgttgcaatataacTCTTATTACATTACAACTTACATAAGACGCTACCATGTCCAGCTTGATATGCCGCCGTCAtacaaaacttaaaattaataattattgctAAAATATTGCATTTTTGGTAATACATTTTGTGTAAAGTCAAAAGCAGCCTCTTTtcatatttaaatctttttttcttatttttcttaACAATTTCTTCTtctaataatataaaagaaagcttttttggaataattttattgaattaaaataatttattgccaTAAATTTTTAGTGCAGAAACTTAACTTCAATAGCAagtcaaataatttaaatacataataatataaaagatATTATATTGAGAATAACAATTCTATTTGGGATACTTCAACGGGTTTAAAAACAAtatgaaaatacatttattattttattttgctagCTGCACTAAAATTTTTAAGCTAATAATATTGTCAAAGATGAAATAATACAGTACACTACCATGGTGTGAAAAATTGACTAACCTCTACACTAGTCTATGCCGTTTAGCCGAACTCTTTAGTCTATGCATTTAGTTGAACTCTTTAGTCTATGGTCTTTAGTCGAACTCTTTCTCTTTCCTTTTCGGTGGTTCGCGTTGATCCTCGTCCATCTACAAAGATACAAGAAACATCTTTTCCACTGacatttatattaatatgtggggtatttgtaataaaattttgaacgatcgATTTTATCAATTCGAAGCAACGATAGCCGAAtggtgaaggtgtcggactggccgactcgtgatccgaggaacgcgggttcgatccccgccgctcgactattgtggtgaacccacacAGAACGGACAGttagaattattaaaaaaaaataggagtATCGATAGTTTCGATAACATTTTTATGTCAATAATATCGATATTCCCTTTATAGCAGTCGATAGCACATCactatttttgtaacaaaataggACGTATTACAACAATATAATGCCACCAcgtttatagatcgtttcatccacgaagacgcgccccaccaatttttggtcgagggaagcgcggggtgcggggagtttgatccgagcaatccgagcgttattattgtagtgtgcgtgtgcactcatggataatttagcgtgtaccgataacactcaaacattagcggaagaatggtggggcgcgtcttcgtggatgaaacgatctatattgTGCTATCGCCCATAATGGTAAGTGCTTTGCAACCATAGAGTAAGCGTCTTTGTAATCCCAACCTTATTCTAAAGACAATTTGGCTCAATTCACTAAAACTAATTTACCTATCGCaaacttacaaaaaataaataaatcttttaacaattaataaataaaagtacaaGAAGACTACAATTTGCCGCCATCTTTTGTTATCTAACGAATTgcatttgtaaa contains these protein-coding regions:
- the LOC135086106 gene encoding dihydrolipoyllysine-residue succinyltransferase component of 2-oxoglutarate dehydrogenase complex, mitochondrial-like, with translation MLRRCSKHLQALYRRQGQSLRLGSTQAPKVLLPQAKITSKTARVLVSHNQIASIHFTSPVFAEQDVMTPSFPDSVSEGDVKLDKKVGDSVAADEVVLEIETDKTAIPVMAPGHGVIKELYVKDGDTVKAGQKLFRMDITGEAPAKAAAAPAPEAPKAAPPPPPPAAAAPPPPQAAAPPPPPQAAAPPPPPPPRAATPPAAAPISSIPVAAIRHAQAIETATVKVPPTDYSKEIAGTRTEQRVKMNRMRQRIAQRLKDAQNTNAMLTTFNEIDMSHIMAFRKKNLDAFTKKHGIKLGLMSPFVKAAASALMDQPVVNAVIEENEIIYRDYVDISVAVATPKGLVVPVIRNVQNMSYADIELTIAGLAEKARTGKLTIEEMDGGTFTISNGGVFGSLMGTPIINPPQSAILGMHGIFERPIALNGQVVIRPMMYIALTYDHRLIDGREAVMFLRKIKQGVEEPASIVAGL